The nucleotide window AGATATGTGGGCAACCATTTATAGAGGTAATGTATGGAAAGCGGAAATAAAAAATAAGCGGAAAGATGGCTCATTTTATTGGGTAGATTCAACCATTGCTCCCATATTTGATACCAACAGCCAAATTGTGAAATACATTGCTATTCGTTTTGACATCACAGAGTTAAAAGAGGCAGAAGAAAGACTGCAAAAACTGGCAGCCGAACGCCAAACAGAAGCTGATTCTCTCAGCCAGCAGGTGCTAAAGTTACTGAATGAAATTAAAGGAGCAGCCAAGGGAGATCTTACCGTGCGGGCGCAAGTAACCAATGACATCCTGGGTGCTGTAGCCGACTCGTTTAACTTCCTGATCAGTTCATTACGCAAGGTGGTTAATGGTATTCAAGACTTATCCAGCGAGGTACGTACTGCCACCAGTACCTCCATTACTGACACCAGTCAATTGGCCGATCGAGCGCACGACCAAGCTCAACAAATTGATGGTATGCTGCAACAAATCGAGCGGATGGTGAACTCCATCAAAGATGTTTCAGATGTAGCAAAACGCGCCGAACAAGTAGCAGAACAGGCGCGTCAAACAGCAGAAACAGGTGGACTTGCTGTAGATCGTACTGTGGAAGGAATCAACGAGTTGCGACAAACGATCGCCCAAACTTCCAAAATGATGAAACGCCTGGGAGAAAGTTCACAACAAATTGGCAAAATTGTCAACTCAATTTCGCAAATCGCCGCTCAAACAAACTTGCTGGCTCTGAATGCTACGATTGAAGCGGCACGAGCTGGCGAACACGGTCAAGGTTTCGCAGTAGTGGCTGAGGAAGTGCGTAAGTTGGCAGAACGTTCTGCCTCTGCAACAGAAGAAATTTCCGACATTGTTAGCACTATTAAGGATGAAATCAGTCGGGTAATTACAACTATGGATTCAGGCACGCAAGAGGTGGTGGAAGGCACTCAGTTGGCGGCTGAAGCTAAGACTAATTTGATTGCGATTATTGAAGTCAGCCGAGAGATGAATGGCTTGATTCAAAATATTACCCGTGCTGCTAAAAAGCAGGTTACTTTTGCCGAACAGATTTCCGGCAGTATGCGACAGGTGAATACTATTTCCACTACCACATCTCAAAAAGCCTTAGAAGTACAGGCTTCTCTGCACGGACTCTCAGTTGCTGTCAATAAACTGCAAGGTTCGGTAGCAAATTTTAGAAGTTAGTCATCAAAGAATTTTGGATTTTGGATTTTGGATTTTGGATTATTTTTAAAATTGACGATGCTAAATCTGAAATTTTAAATCTAAAATCTAAAATTTCTCATCGATAAATAACTAATACATGACAAATAACAAATCCCGGTATATGAACGATGACGATTTTAACGATCTAATCGGTGTATTTATCGCTGAAACGCAAGAGTTTCTCCAATCTATGGAGGAGAATCTTTTGGCAATGGAAGGCAGCAGTACTACGGAAGAGCGATCGCAGGCGGTCAAAACTCTTTTTCGACTAGCTCATTCGATCAAGGGTTCGGCTTCGATATTTGGGTTTGAGAGTCTATCAAAGGCGGCGCACTGTTTGGAAGATAGCTTTGCAATTCTGCGCGATCGCATGGAACTTTCCCAACTGGAACCGCAAACGGTAACTGCGCTGCTGCAAGGGGTCGATCGCCTGAGAATTATTGCCGACATAGTCTGTGCGGGAAAAGGCAACATGAGTGGCGATCGCACAACGTCGATTGATGACTCAGAGATCGCTACTCACTTTGAGGCGATCGCTCAGATCGAAGCCGATCTGGAAGCGAAATATGGCAAAAAAGAACAGCACAACATCACCTCAACTAACAGTCTTATCAACATTGACTCCATCAAAGCGATTTTCGAGTTCGAGTTACCTTCTGTCTTCAATCAATTAGAAGCAGAACTTTCTCAATCTACTACAGATACCCTGCCTCAAACTTTAGTAGCTATCAACAATATTTATTACCAAATTTCAGGAGTAGCGGGGATATTACAGATCTCTTACCTTGCGGAAATTGCTAATCAATTGAGAGCTTTGATCGATACCCCCGATTTGACGGTAGAGCAATTACAGTCCTCTGGATGGGCTATAGCTCAAAACTTACAAAGAATTCGCACCCAAGTTTTGCAAGGAGAAGCTGTTACCGTACAACCCTTAGTAGAAGAGGGGGAGAGTGGGGGAGTGGGGGAGCAGGGGAGTGGGGGAGTGGGAGAGCGGGGGAGTGGGGGAGTGGGAGAGCGGGGGAGTGGGGGAGTGGGAGAGCGGGAGAGCAACCTTTCTTCTTCTTCCAATCCCCAGTCCCCAATCCCCAATCCCCAGTCCCCAATCCCCCAATCCACCATCCGCGTAGAAGTGGAACGCCTGACAGAATTGATAAATCTGGTGGGGGAGTTGGTGATTAACCGCACAAATTTTCAACTCCAGGAAGCCCAGTTACGTTCTGAAGCTAAGCGCATCCGCAAGAGCATTTTAGCTTTACATCACTTTGGCAGCGAATTGCGAGAAGAATACGATCGCCTTTCCATTTTAGATTTTCGCAATTCCGATCCCAAATTGCAGACTACTGAAACTAACAAACAACTGCACAATCCAAGATCCTTTGATGTCCTGGAGATGGATCGATATACAGAATTCCACTCCAAAGCTGTAGAAGTAATTGAAATTACCCAAGCGATCGCTCAATCGGCAGGCTCGATCGACGAATTGGCAGTCAAATTTGAGCGCAGCACCGATCAACTGCGGCGCATCACCGACCAACTTCGCAGTCGCGTCATGCAATTGCGGGTGGTCCCATTCAGTCGTGCTGTCGATCACCTGCCCAGATCTCTGCGGGAATTATCCCGTACTTATAACAAAGATGTGAATCTGCTGTTACTGGGACGGGATACCAAAGTTGATGAAAGCTTGCTCGATGCTTTGCGCGATCCGCTTGTGCATCTGCTACGCAACGCCTTCGATCACGGTATCGAACCGCCTGAAGTTCGTCAAGCAGGGGGCAA belongs to Argonema galeatum A003/A1 and includes:
- a CDS encoding hybrid sensor histidine kinase/response regulator, which codes for MTNNKSRYMNDDDFNDLIGVFIAETQEFLQSMEENLLAMEGSSTTEERSQAVKTLFRLAHSIKGSASIFGFESLSKAAHCLEDSFAILRDRMELSQLEPQTVTALLQGVDRLRIIADIVCAGKGNMSGDRTTSIDDSEIATHFEAIAQIEADLEAKYGKKEQHNITSTNSLINIDSIKAIFEFELPSVFNQLEAELSQSTTDTLPQTLVAINNIYYQISGVAGILQISYLAEIANQLRALIDTPDLTVEQLQSSGWAIAQNLQRIRTQVLQGEAVTVQPLVEEGESGGVGEQGSGGVGERGSGGVGERGSGGVGERESNLSSSSNPQSPIPNPQSPIPQSTIRVEVERLTELINLVGELVINRTNFQLQEAQLRSEAKRIRKSILALHHFGSELREEYDRLSILDFRNSDPKLQTTETNKQLHNPRSFDVLEMDRYTEFHSKAVEVIEITQAIAQSAGSIDELAVKFERSTDQLRRITDQLRSRVMQLRVVPFSRAVDHLPRSLRELSRTYNKDVNLLLLGRDTKVDESLLDALRDPLVHLLRNAFDHGIEPPEVRQAGGKPATGQIEIEARHQSGQTIITITDDGRGIDPEVIRSRVVFMGLVTPEQAPDLSIGELYEFLFWPGFSTVDKVSDLSGRGVGLDVVRNNLRQVRGTIKVDSRLGKGTSFILKLPLMLSIADALLVKVEDNIIAVPLDAIEEIIDIQSDRIQMAGDRAMLHWEDEFIRLVRLQELLHYSVPVAAPNAFPFTQDSIPVMVLASSEGVLAIAVERIIGQQEIVVKPLPPPLSKPPGIVGCTILGDGRVVIILDVDDLIDKFLTHNSTSISVDNKSSLGIRTDLLAPPASFQPQILIVDDSYTIRQLLSQTLTRARYRVAQAKDGQDALSKLEQGLVCDLMIVDIEMPRMDGFELLQSVKSQPKFASIPVAMLTSRSGLKYRQMASQLGAVQYFTKPYNEAQLLEAIANLIKH